In Actinoplanes derwentensis, the following proteins share a genomic window:
- a CDS encoding FxsB family cyclophane-forming radical SAM/SPASM peptide maturase, protein MATIWPDQGLDVATLLASGWRPTPVREVVLKVHQRCNLACDYCYVYTMADRSWRDRPPVISREVWLAVARRMAEHAAAHDLPSMALVLHGGEPLLAGRDLLGRLIEDFRAAFTGVSRLDVRMQTNGTLLDEDTLELLAGHRVTVGVSLDGPADANDRRRRRADGRGSHADVQRALRLLGQERYRAVYGGLLCTIDVTTDPLECYRELLAHRPPSVDLLLPHANWQVPPPRPPGSGPAPYADWLITVFDRWYGAPHRETRIRLLDDLTALVLGGAGRSEQAGLSPVAVLIAETDGSIELVDSLKSAYPGACRTGLTVFADTLDAALRYPGMAARQIGRQALSDTCHACAECSVCGGGHYAHRFRPESGFRHPSVYCADIIRLIAHIRGRVITDLACLSPN, encoded by the coding sequence ATGGCGACGATCTGGCCGGATCAGGGTCTCGACGTCGCCACCCTGCTGGCCTCCGGATGGCGGCCCACTCCGGTTCGCGAGGTCGTGCTCAAGGTTCATCAGCGCTGCAACCTGGCGTGTGACTACTGCTACGTCTACACGATGGCCGACCGCAGCTGGCGCGACCGGCCGCCGGTGATCTCCCGGGAGGTCTGGCTGGCGGTGGCCCGGCGGATGGCCGAACACGCCGCCGCGCATGACCTGCCGTCGATGGCGCTGGTGCTGCACGGCGGGGAACCACTGCTCGCCGGGCGTGACCTGCTCGGCCGGCTGATCGAGGACTTCCGGGCGGCCTTCACCGGGGTCAGCCGCCTGGACGTCCGGATGCAGACCAACGGCACCCTGCTCGACGAGGACACCCTGGAACTGCTGGCCGGTCACCGGGTCACGGTCGGGGTCAGCCTCGACGGCCCGGCGGACGCCAACGACCGGCGGCGCCGGCGGGCCGACGGGCGCGGCAGTCACGCCGACGTACAGCGAGCGCTGCGGCTGCTCGGCCAGGAGCGATACCGGGCGGTGTACGGCGGCCTGCTCTGCACGATCGACGTCACCACCGATCCGCTGGAGTGTTACCGGGAGCTGCTCGCCCACCGGCCGCCGTCGGTGGACCTGCTGCTGCCGCACGCCAATTGGCAGGTGCCGCCACCTCGGCCGCCCGGTTCCGGGCCGGCACCGTACGCGGACTGGCTGATCACCGTGTTCGACCGCTGGTACGGCGCACCCCATCGGGAGACGCGCATCCGTCTCCTCGATGACCTGACCGCGCTGGTGCTCGGCGGGGCGGGCCGGTCCGAGCAGGCCGGGCTGAGCCCGGTAGCCGTCCTGATCGCGGAGACCGACGGCTCCATCGAGCTGGTCGATTCGCTGAAATCCGCGTACCCGGGGGCGTGCCGGACCGGGCTGACCGTTTTCGCCGACACCCTGGACGCCGCGCTCCGGTACCCCGGCATGGCCGCACGGCAGATCGGCCGGCAGGCCCTCTCCGACACCTGCCATGCCTGCGCCGAATGCTCCGTCTGCGGCGGCGGGCACTACGCGCATCGATTCCGGCCGGAGTCGGGTTTCCGGCACCCGTCCGTCTACTGTGCTGACATAATCCGGCTGATCGCGCACATCAGAGGCCGTGTCATCACCGATCTGGCGTGCCTGTCGCCTAACTGA
- a CDS encoding S1 family peptidase: MRLRRAFSLGVAALTAAAGVLAGTATPAQADVAVTLANTIALSNCSASLVRFPTSVSTDSAMMLTNGHCYEGGFIAAGRVLQNVSSTRSGTLLNSSGGALGTVRANRVLYATMTGNDVTLYRLNTTFAALSSSYGATPLTLSAAHPVAGTSIAIPSSYWKEIWSCSIDGFVPTLRESTWTWKDSVRYDAGCDTIGGTSGSPIVSTVTGEVIGINNTGNEDGASCTLNNPCEVSSTGVITVLKGRSYGQQTYWFTTCVNSSRTIDLTVTGCLLTKP; encoded by the coding sequence ATGCGCCTTCGACGGGCATTCTCACTCGGCGTCGCCGCCCTGACCGCCGCCGCCGGCGTCCTCGCCGGGACGGCCACACCCGCCCAGGCGGACGTCGCGGTGACCCTGGCCAACACCATCGCGCTGAGCAACTGTTCGGCCTCGCTGGTCCGTTTCCCCACCTCGGTCAGCACCGACAGCGCGATGATGCTCACCAACGGGCACTGTTACGAGGGTGGCTTCATCGCCGCCGGCCGGGTCCTGCAGAACGTCTCCAGCACTCGCTCCGGCACCCTCCTGAACAGTTCCGGGGGCGCGCTGGGCACGGTGCGGGCGAACCGGGTGCTGTACGCGACGATGACCGGCAACGACGTGACGCTCTACCGGCTGAACACCACGTTCGCGGCACTGTCCAGCTCGTACGGCGCCACCCCGCTGACCCTCTCCGCCGCGCACCCGGTCGCAGGCACCTCGATCGCGATCCCGTCCAGCTATTGGAAGGAGATCTGGAGCTGCTCGATCGACGGTTTCGTGCCCACTCTCCGGGAGTCCACCTGGACGTGGAAGGACTCGGTCCGCTACGACGCGGGTTGCGACACGATCGGCGGCACCTCCGGATCACCGATCGTCAGCACCGTCACCGGCGAGGTGATCGGCATCAACAACACCGGCAACGAGGACGGCGCGAGCTGCACGCTGAACAACCCGTGTGAGGTCAGCTCGACCGGCGTGATCACCGTGCTGAAGGGCCGTAGTTACGGCCAGCAGACCTACTGGTTCACCACGTGCGTCAACTCCAGCCGGACGATCGACCTGACCGTCACCGGTTGCCTGCTCACCAAGCCGTGA
- the fahA gene encoding fumarylacetoacetase, whose translation MSFGLETLPYGVFSTTDDPRPRTGVAYGAQVVDLPATVARLDSSLAGAVAGPSLDALLAAGPAVWASLRATLTGWLTSGAPVVLADDPIMHLPFTVADYVDFYASEQHATNLGRMFRPGQEPLTPNWKHLPIGYHGRAGTVVVSGTEVVRPSGQRRAPSGEISFGPSQRLDIEAELGFVVGTPSRLGQPVPLEDFEEHVFGVCLVNDWSARDIQAWEYVPLGPFLGKSFATSISPWVVPLAAFDHARVSPPPRTEPLQPYLDDEKTPPWGLDIRFEIRLNGQVVSRPSFDGMYWTGAQMLAHLTANGASLRTGDLYASGTVSSGSPGSLIELSWKSPLELSDGTTRTFLEDGDEVVITATAPGPAGTTINLGAVTGRITATR comes from the coding sequence TTGAGCTTCGGCCTTGAAACCCTGCCGTACGGGGTCTTCTCCACCACCGACGACCCGCGCCCCCGCACCGGTGTGGCCTACGGTGCACAGGTCGTCGACCTGCCCGCCACGGTCGCCCGGCTCGACTCGTCGCTCGCCGGGGCGGTCGCCGGGCCGTCGCTGGACGCGCTGCTCGCCGCGGGTCCCGCGGTCTGGGCCTCGCTGCGGGCCACGCTGACCGGTTGGCTCACGTCCGGGGCGCCGGTCGTCCTGGCCGACGATCCGATCATGCACCTGCCGTTCACGGTCGCCGACTACGTCGACTTCTACGCGTCCGAGCAGCACGCCACCAACCTCGGGCGGATGTTCCGGCCCGGGCAGGAGCCGCTCACCCCGAACTGGAAGCACCTGCCGATCGGCTACCACGGCCGGGCCGGGACGGTCGTCGTCTCCGGCACCGAGGTGGTCCGCCCGTCCGGCCAGCGGCGCGCGCCCTCCGGTGAGATCAGCTTCGGCCCGTCGCAGCGCCTCGACATCGAGGCCGAACTGGGCTTCGTCGTCGGCACGCCGTCCCGCCTCGGGCAACCGGTCCCGCTAGAGGACTTCGAGGAGCATGTCTTCGGGGTGTGCCTGGTCAACGACTGGTCGGCCCGGGACATCCAGGCGTGGGAGTACGTCCCACTCGGCCCGTTCCTGGGCAAGAGCTTCGCCACGTCGATCAGCCCCTGGGTCGTCCCGCTGGCCGCTTTTGATCACGCCCGGGTGTCGCCGCCGCCGCGCACCGAGCCGCTGCAGCCCTACCTGGACGACGAGAAGACCCCGCCGTGGGGCCTGGACATCCGTTTCGAGATCCGGCTCAACGGCCAGGTGGTCTCCCGCCCGTCGTTCGACGGCATGTACTGGACCGGCGCCCAGATGCTCGCCCACCTCACCGCCAACGGCGCGAGTCTGCGCACCGGCGACCTGTACGCCTCCGGCACGGTCAGCAGCGGCTCCCCCGGTTCCCTGATCGAACTCTCCTGGAAGTCCCCGCTGGAACTGTCCGACGGCACCACCCGGACATTCCTCGAAGACGGCGACGAGGTCGTCATCACCGCCACCGCCCCCGGCCCGGCCGGCACCACGATCAACCTGGGCGCGGTGACCGGCCGGATCACCGCCACCCGGTGA
- a CDS encoding homogentisate 1,2-dioxygenase: MAHYQRAGHIPAKRHTQHRDPDGKLYYEELMGEEGFSSDSSLLYHRHVPSAVSAARIWQLPDQTTTANQPLLPRHLKLHELFAGQEWKSCDAVQDRRLVLGNADVRISYVVAGASSPLYRNATGDECVHVEAGTGTVETVFGHLAVAAGDYVILPRATTHRWVPSGDEPLRLYAIEANSHIAPPKRYLSRYGQFLEHSPYCERDIRTPGAPMVVEGEGVEVFIKHRGDGPAGLAGTVHVLPHHPFDVVGWDGCLYPYTFNIADFEPITGRIHQPPPVHQVFEGANFVICNFVPRKVDYHPLAVPVPYYHSNVDSDEVMFYVGGDYEARKGSGINVGSVSLHPGGHSHGPQPNAIEGSLGAERFDELAVMVDTFRPLGLGEAGRLCDDGVYAWTWAR; encoded by the coding sequence ATGGCCCACTACCAGCGGGCCGGTCACATTCCGGCGAAACGGCACACCCAGCACCGGGATCCGGACGGGAAGCTGTACTACGAGGAGCTGATGGGCGAGGAGGGCTTCTCCTCCGACTCGTCGCTGCTCTATCACCGGCACGTGCCGTCGGCGGTGTCCGCGGCCCGGATCTGGCAGCTTCCCGACCAGACGACGACGGCCAATCAGCCGCTGCTGCCCCGGCATCTCAAACTGCACGAGCTGTTCGCGGGGCAGGAATGGAAGTCGTGTGACGCGGTCCAGGATCGGCGGCTCGTGCTCGGCAACGCGGACGTGCGAATCAGTTACGTGGTCGCCGGGGCCTCGTCGCCGCTGTACCGCAACGCGACCGGGGACGAGTGTGTCCACGTCGAAGCCGGCACGGGCACCGTCGAGACCGTTTTCGGTCATTTAGCCGTCGCAGCGGGCGATTACGTCATCCTGCCGCGGGCCACCACGCACCGCTGGGTGCCGTCGGGGGACGAGCCGCTACGGCTCTACGCGATCGAGGCCAACAGCCACATCGCACCCCCCAAGCGCTACCTCTCCCGGTACGGGCAGTTCCTCGAACACTCGCCCTATTGCGAGCGGGACATCCGTACCCCAGGCGCACCGATGGTCGTCGAAGGTGAGGGCGTCGAGGTCTTCATCAAACATCGCGGTGACGGGCCGGCCGGGCTCGCCGGCACCGTGCACGTGCTGCCGCATCACCCGTTCGACGTGGTCGGCTGGGACGGGTGCCTCTACCCGTACACGTTCAACATCGCCGACTTCGAACCCATCACCGGCCGGATCCACCAGCCGCCGCCGGTCCACCAGGTCTTCGAGGGCGCCAACTTCGTGATCTGCAACTTCGTGCCCCGCAAGGTCGACTATCACCCCCTGGCCGTGCCGGTGCCGTACTACCACTCGAACGTCGACTCCGACGAGGTGATGTTCTACGTCGGCGGCGACTACGAGGCCCGCAAGGGCTCCGGCATCAACGTCGGCTCGGTCTCGCTGCATCCCGGCGGGCACTCGCACGGGCCCCAGCCGAACGCCATCGAGGGCAGCCTCGGCGCCGAGCGGTTCGACGAGCTGGCCGTCATGGTGGACACGTTCCGGCCGCTCGGGCTCGGTGAAGCGGGCCGGCTCTGCGACGACGGGGTCTACGCCTGGACCTGGGCCCGATGA
- the hppD gene encoding 4-hydroxyphenylpyruvate dioxygenase codes for MSVNETLTSEERLAELDLDTLKQLVGLVEYDSAGDPFPVTGWDAIVWAVGNATQTAHFFQSAFGMELVAYSGPETGNRDHLSYVLKSGAIKFVIQGGVDPDSPVIGHHARHGDGITDIALSVPDVDKCVEHARAQGARVLLEPHDITDENGTVRIGAIATYGDTRHTLVDRSRYSGPYLPGYVSRTSAHRKRPGAPKRIFQALDHVVGNVELGAMDEWVDFYNRVMGFTNMAEFIGDDIATDYSALMSKVVASGNHRVKFPLNEPALGKKKSQIDEYLEFYRGPGAQHLALATNDILRAVDALAEEGVEFLATPDSYYSDPELRARIGEVRAPIEELQKRGILVDRDEDGYLLQIFTKPVGDRPTVFFELIERHGSLGFGKGNFKALFEAIEREQAKRGNF; via the coding sequence ATGTCCGTCAACGAGACCCTGACCAGTGAGGAACGGCTCGCCGAGCTGGACCTCGACACCTTGAAGCAACTCGTGGGGCTCGTCGAGTACGACTCGGCCGGCGACCCGTTCCCGGTCACCGGGTGGGACGCGATCGTGTGGGCGGTCGGTAACGCCACCCAGACCGCGCACTTCTTCCAGTCCGCGTTCGGGATGGAACTGGTCGCCTATTCGGGGCCGGAGACCGGCAACCGCGACCACCTGTCGTACGTGCTCAAGTCCGGCGCCATCAAGTTCGTCATCCAGGGTGGCGTCGACCCGGACAGCCCGGTGATCGGCCATCACGCCCGGCACGGCGACGGCATCACCGACATCGCCCTGTCGGTGCCCGACGTCGACAAGTGTGTCGAGCACGCCCGCGCCCAGGGTGCCCGGGTGCTGCTGGAGCCGCACGACATCACCGACGAGAACGGCACGGTCCGGATCGGGGCCATCGCCACCTACGGCGATACCCGGCACACACTCGTCGACCGCAGCCGCTATTCCGGCCCGTACCTGCCCGGTTATGTCTCCCGGACCTCCGCCCACCGCAAGCGGCCCGGCGCCCCGAAGCGGATCTTCCAGGCCCTGGACCACGTGGTCGGCAACGTGGAACTCGGTGCGATGGACGAGTGGGTCGACTTCTACAACCGGGTGATGGGCTTCACCAACATGGCCGAGTTCATCGGCGACGACATCGCCACCGACTATTCGGCGCTGATGTCGAAGGTCGTCGCGTCCGGCAACCACCGGGTCAAGTTCCCGCTCAACGAGCCGGCCCTCGGCAAGAAGAAGTCGCAGATCGACGAGTACCTGGAGTTCTACCGTGGTCCCGGCGCCCAGCACCTGGCGCTGGCCACCAACGACATCCTGCGGGCCGTGGACGCGCTGGCCGAGGAGGGTGTCGAGTTCCTGGCCACCCCGGATTCGTACTACTCCGACCCGGAACTGCGCGCCCGCATCGGTGAGGTCCGCGCCCCGATCGAGGAGCTGCAGAAGCGCGGCATCCTGGTGGACCGGGACGAGGACGGCTACCTGCTGCAGATCTTCACCAAACCGGTCGGCGACCGGCCCACCGTCTTCTTCGAACTGATCGAGCGGCACGGCTCGCTCGGCTTCGGCAAGGGCAACTTCAAGGCCCTGTTCGAGGCCATCGAGCGGGAACAGGCCAAGCGCGGGAACTTCTGA
- a CDS encoding RNA polymerase sigma factor, whose amino-acid sequence MGEDNGAGRAEGDTRPDAGFDPFYRHMYPELLRYGTALCGDRQAAHDAATSTVLEIWKRWYDIDNPEAYAKRIFPRQLFRLLKKNSRCVVTDPAELPEAGVTDTTFTEVDERMYVDQLLCRLPPKQQAVLRGLLDGRSYADLVAEEQAHRAGPVDPVRECAAKRKLAQLAKNAIRTLIRGEAESLPPVAPAGAKETR is encoded by the coding sequence GTGGGCGAAGACAACGGTGCCGGCCGAGCGGAGGGGGACACTCGGCCGGACGCCGGGTTCGACCCGTTCTACAGACATATGTATCCGGAGCTGCTCCGGTACGGCACCGCCCTGTGCGGGGACCGGCAGGCCGCGCACGACGCCGCCACCAGCACGGTGCTGGAGATCTGGAAGCGGTGGTACGACATCGACAATCCGGAGGCGTACGCCAAAAGGATCTTTCCCCGGCAGTTGTTCCGGCTCCTGAAGAAGAACAGCCGCTGTGTCGTCACCGATCCCGCCGAACTGCCGGAGGCGGGCGTCACCGACACCACGTTCACCGAGGTGGACGAGCGGATGTACGTCGATCAGCTGCTGTGCCGGCTGCCACCGAAACAGCAGGCGGTCCTCCGCGGACTGCTGGACGGCCGCAGCTACGCCGACCTGGTCGCCGAGGAGCAGGCGCACCGGGCCGGGCCGGTGGATCCGGTGCGGGAGTGCGCGGCGAAACGCAAGCTCGCCCAGCTCGCGAAGAACGCAATCCGGACGCTGATCCGCGGTGAGGCGGAATCCCTGCCGCCCGTGGCTCCGGCGGGCGCGAAGGAGACGAGATGA
- a CDS encoding ketopantoate reductase family protein, with the protein MKILMFGRGVIAAAYGWALERAGHEIEFFVRPGRAAQYGTAIDLELIDARRRVRGQRVTEKWPVRYRETLEPDHDFDLIVVSVQHYGFAEAVSFLAPRVGKATVLVFNNLWAEPSTAVDALPADQVTWGFPGAGGGFGEDGVLRAALLPMVFFGTLGEPPSERAQAVRTAFRQAGFRARENTDFRGWLSIHFIQNAGLHTQSLKLGSLAELAGKPRNVREAILATRELLPLAEARGVDLRRHRSDVLPFTAPVWLAAPALAWLFGHFPPIRTVMEAHANPEELRAVCRDTLAEARRLGISVPRLEAAEPYFAAEKTA; encoded by the coding sequence ATGAAGATTCTTATGTTCGGCCGGGGCGTCATCGCCGCGGCGTACGGGTGGGCACTGGAGCGGGCCGGGCACGAGATCGAGTTCTTTGTACGTCCCGGTCGCGCAGCGCAGTACGGGACGGCGATCGACCTTGAACTGATCGACGCGCGGCGCCGGGTGCGCGGGCAACGTGTCACCGAGAAGTGGCCGGTGCGCTATCGCGAAACGCTGGAACCGGACCACGACTTCGACCTGATCGTGGTGAGCGTGCAGCACTACGGCTTCGCTGAGGCGGTGTCGTTCCTGGCGCCGCGGGTGGGCAAGGCTACGGTGCTCGTCTTCAACAACCTGTGGGCCGAGCCGTCGACCGCGGTCGACGCCCTGCCCGCCGATCAGGTGACCTGGGGTTTCCCCGGCGCCGGTGGCGGCTTCGGCGAGGACGGCGTTCTGCGCGCCGCCCTGCTGCCGATGGTCTTCTTCGGCACCCTCGGTGAACCGCCGAGCGAGCGCGCGCAAGCCGTGCGGACGGCGTTCCGCCAGGCCGGATTCAGGGCCCGGGAGAACACCGATTTCCGGGGCTGGCTGTCGATCCATTTCATCCAGAACGCGGGCCTGCACACGCAGAGCCTGAAACTGGGCTCGCTCGCCGAGCTGGCCGGGAAGCCACGCAACGTACGCGAGGCGATTCTGGCCACCCGCGAACTACTGCCCCTCGCCGAGGCACGCGGCGTCGACCTGCGCCGGCATCGCAGCGACGTGTTGCCGTTCACCGCGCCCGTCTGGCTGGCAGCGCCTGCTCTCGCGTGGCTTTTCGGGCATTTCCCACCGATACGTACGGTGATGGAAGCCCATGCCAACCCCGAGGAACTGCGCGCGGTCTGCCGCGACACCCTGGCCGAAGCACGCCGCCTGGGCATATCAGTGCCGCGCCTGGAGGCAGCCGAGCCCTACTTCGCCGCCGAGAAGACCGCTTGA
- a CDS encoding TetR/AcrR family transcriptional regulator produces the protein MTTPKPLRADARRNRDALLAKARELFASGCFDLRFDDFAKLAGVGTGTLYRHFPTRAALAEAVYREELTAMCTRARDLQATLPALEALAAFLHGFVSHLHTQQGLARTLATLMATRSDTLADGGRELDRVIADLLAAGVEEGTIRPDVGAGAVMMVIQGICTVCDQLGSQADANSAVTLTIDGLRPRTT, from the coding sequence GTGACCACCCCCAAGCCGTTGCGCGCCGACGCCCGCCGCAACCGTGACGCCCTACTGGCCAAGGCCCGTGAGCTGTTCGCCAGTGGCTGCTTCGACCTACGTTTCGACGACTTCGCCAAGCTGGCCGGCGTGGGCACGGGCACGCTCTACCGGCACTTTCCCACCCGTGCCGCGCTGGCCGAGGCGGTCTACCGCGAAGAACTCACCGCGATGTGCACCCGCGCTCGCGACCTGCAGGCCACACTTCCCGCGCTGGAGGCATTGGCGGCCTTCCTGCACGGGTTCGTGAGTCATCTGCACACTCAGCAGGGCCTGGCCCGCACGCTCGCCACCCTGATGGCCACGCGTTCGGACACTCTCGCCGACGGCGGCCGAGAACTGGACCGGGTCATAGCCGACCTACTGGCAGCAGGCGTCGAGGAAGGCACCATCCGCCCCGATGTGGGCGCCGGCGCCGTCATGATGGTCATCCAGGGCATCTGCACGGTTTGCGACCAGCTGGGCTCCCAAGCCGACGCGAACAGCGCCGTCACCCTCACGATCGACGGCCTGCGCCCCCGCACGACATGA
- a CDS encoding sigma-70 family RNA polymerase sigma factor: MSAEESVRQAYEAYYQRLVTQIAGLVGNLAEAEDAVHEAFARVLGSPASFLRADDAERWLRVAALNVARTRYRRRWLFDRLVRSGRVEIAPSAVPGVSGDRVALLTALRRLAPPTREVVVLHHLADLPVVEVAATLGIPVGTVKARLARGRAALARFLSDDEPVPMTEEVRHA; this comes from the coding sequence TTGAGTGCCGAGGAATCGGTGCGGCAGGCGTACGAGGCCTACTACCAGCGGCTCGTGACGCAGATCGCCGGGCTGGTCGGGAACCTGGCCGAGGCCGAGGACGCGGTGCACGAGGCGTTCGCCCGGGTCCTCGGGTCACCCGCCTCGTTCCTGCGCGCCGACGACGCCGAACGCTGGCTGCGGGTGGCCGCCCTCAACGTGGCCCGGACCCGCTACCGGCGGCGGTGGCTGTTCGACCGCCTGGTCCGGTCCGGCCGGGTCGAGATCGCGCCGTCCGCGGTGCCCGGCGTGTCCGGCGACCGGGTGGCCCTGCTCACCGCCCTGCGCCGACTGGCCCCGCCGACCCGCGAGGTGGTCGTCCTGCACCACCTCGCGGACCTGCCGGTGGTGGAGGTCGCCGCCACCCTCGGCATCCCGGTGGGCACGGTCAAGGCCCGGCTGGCCCGCGGGCGGGCGGCGCTCGCCCGATTCCTGTCCGACGACGAGCCGGTCCCGATGACCGAGGAGGTCCGCCATGCTTGA
- a CDS encoding acyltransferase family protein — protein sequence MAPVPGLTGIRGLLALYVVIHHCWLLAFPGYPHNTGPAWLGWLLHGRFAVVAFIVLSGFSLGLAPARNGWRLGGLRRYLGRRARRILPAYWAALTVSAVIAVLVPCLPLSEPPTPRSLLVYGLMLQDVVAAPAPNGAFWSIAVEAGLYLLFPLLLLLRRKAGAVVTLAVVTVPVTVLGPPTAGRYTVELVPLFTLGLLAAGVVHTSDRIRGLPWYGLSALAAAPMLTLIAVRGPEWAVSHYFWLDLAAGPAIAMFLAAVATRRPGRLLNHGPLPFLGGFSYSLYLIHMPIVALTHTLTTGSGPAAFGFTVAVALPLCLLSAHLLATFCEVPFLVRRLPTHPMQRRAPVPGPTAREGGRKTRSVSGRE from the coding sequence ATGGCACCCGTCCCCGGCCTGACCGGGATCCGTGGCCTGCTCGCCCTGTACGTGGTGATCCACCACTGCTGGCTGCTCGCCTTCCCCGGCTACCCGCACAACACCGGCCCCGCCTGGCTCGGCTGGCTGCTGCACGGTCGGTTCGCCGTCGTCGCGTTCATCGTCCTGTCCGGATTCTCCCTGGGCCTGGCCCCGGCCCGGAACGGCTGGCGACTCGGCGGCCTGCGCCGCTACCTCGGCCGCCGGGCCCGGCGGATCCTGCCCGCCTACTGGGCCGCCCTGACCGTCAGCGCCGTGATCGCGGTCCTCGTGCCGTGCCTGCCGCTCAGCGAGCCGCCGACACCACGATCCCTTCTGGTGTACGGCCTGATGCTGCAGGACGTCGTCGCCGCGCCCGCACCCAACGGCGCGTTCTGGTCGATCGCCGTGGAAGCCGGTCTCTACCTGCTGTTCCCGCTCCTGTTGCTGCTGCGCCGGAAGGCCGGAGCGGTGGTGACCCTCGCGGTGGTCACCGTGCCGGTCACGGTTCTCGGCCCGCCCACCGCCGGCCGGTACACCGTCGAACTGGTCCCGCTGTTCACCCTCGGCCTGCTGGCCGCCGGAGTCGTGCACACCAGCGACCGGATCCGCGGCCTGCCCTGGTACGGACTGTCCGCGCTGGCCGCCGCCCCGATGCTGACATTGATCGCGGTCCGTGGCCCGGAATGGGCGGTGTCCCACTATTTCTGGCTGGACCTGGCCGCCGGCCCCGCCATCGCGATGTTCCTGGCCGCCGTCGCGACCCGCCGGCCCGGTCGCCTGTTGAACCACGGGCCGTTACCGTTCCTCGGCGGTTTCTCCTACAGCCTCTACCTGATCCACATGCCGATCGTCGCCCTGACCCACACCCTGACCACGGGTTCCGGCCCGGCCGCCTTCGGGTTCACGGTGGCGGTGGCACTCCCGCTCTGCCTGCTGTCGGCCCACCTGCTGGCAACGTTCTGCGAAGTCCCCTTCCTGGTACGCCGCCTGCCCACCCACCCGATGCAGCGCCGCGCCCCGGTGCCAGGACCAACCGCCAGGGAGGGCGGTAGGAAGACTAGGTCCGTTTCGGGACGAGAGTGA
- a CDS encoding serine hydrolase domain-containing protein — protein MSDELEGVAVRAGVVRGMVAPGYEAVARVFAELLASNSDYAAQVAVHRHGIRVVDLWCGAGMDSDSLLPIASCTKGSAYVCAAVLAQAGELGLDRAVAAYWPAFAAEGKGDTTVRQLLAHQAGLVGVDGGFQLDDLYDDRVLAARLAMQRPYWRPGIAHGYHGFTIGAMVGELVYRMTGQTLHAFYETRIRRPRGIDLFVGLPEELDHRFVPLIAPPELGSDDRVTAGSLRGVASTVPIADRIQVHNSREFRAAGPASSGGTASARGLALLYASCLGSVGVQPPVITNKTAAEWAQIHSTGHDLVMGRPSRFGLGFQLPDEERPYLSARTFGHDGGGGCWGFADPRTGTAFGYTRRNVVSDGDEAGSLARVVQECALNTSEE, from the coding sequence TTGAGTGACGAACTCGAAGGCGTAGCGGTGAGGGCCGGGGTGGTCCGGGGAATGGTAGCGCCTGGGTACGAAGCCGTTGCCCGAGTGTTCGCGGAGTTGCTGGCTTCGAACTCCGATTACGCCGCGCAAGTCGCTGTTCACCGCCACGGGATCCGGGTTGTTGATCTCTGGTGTGGCGCAGGTATGGATTCGGACTCGCTGCTGCCGATCGCGTCGTGCACGAAGGGCTCGGCATACGTCTGCGCCGCTGTTCTCGCCCAGGCGGGGGAATTGGGCCTGGATCGCGCTGTCGCAGCGTACTGGCCTGCCTTCGCTGCCGAGGGTAAGGGGGACACAACGGTTCGCCAACTCCTGGCTCACCAAGCGGGGCTCGTCGGGGTAGACGGTGGGTTCCAGCTCGACGACCTTTACGACGATCGGGTTCTAGCTGCTCGTCTCGCGATGCAGCGTCCGTACTGGCGGCCGGGCATCGCGCACGGCTACCACGGTTTCACCATCGGCGCCATGGTCGGGGAACTGGTGTACCGGATGACCGGCCAGACTTTGCATGCCTTCTACGAAACGCGAATCCGAAGGCCCCGCGGCATTGACCTCTTCGTAGGGCTGCCGGAGGAGTTGGACCATCGCTTCGTGCCGCTGATCGCGCCGCCTGAACTCGGTTCCGACGACCGGGTGACCGCCGGAAGCCTGAGAGGCGTTGCCTCCACCGTGCCGATCGCCGATCGGATCCAGGTGCACAACAGTCGCGAGTTTCGTGCGGCCGGGCCGGCCTCGTCCGGCGGAACTGCCAGCGCCCGCGGTCTGGCTCTCCTTTATGCGAGCTGTCTAGGTTCGGTCGGCGTGCAGCCGCCCGTCATCACGAATAAAACCGCTGCTGAATGGGCGCAGATCCATTCCACGGGTCATGATCTCGTCATGGGCCGCCCCAGCCGGTTCGGCCTGGGCTTCCAACTACCAGACGAGGAGCGGCCCTACCTTTCCGCGCGCACGTTCGGGCATGACGGTGGAGGCGGCTGCTGGGGATTCGCCGATCCTAGAACCGGAACAGCATTCGGATACACCCGCCGCAACGTCGTTTCTGACGGTGACGAGGCCGGCTCATTGGCCCGGGTCGTGCAGGAGTGCGCTCTGAACACGAGCGAAGAATGA